Part of the Elgaria multicarinata webbii isolate HBS135686 ecotype San Diego chromosome 5, rElgMul1.1.pri, whole genome shotgun sequence genome, GCAATAGTATcaaaggaaaaaaccaaaagtGGGGCCTGCATAAAACAAGGATCCGTGAAATCAAAAAGGGATCCTCATGTTTTCATATGGTTTTTAAAGAggacacccacaaaaccaccatccaatcacagagcacatctgTCACCACTGACTGAACTAGAAAAATTACAGATCCGCCACTCATAGCACAAAAACATGGGTTCAAGGCAGGGTGCCCTGCATGGTAAACAGCAATTTGCGGGGGAGAAATTGATCAGAAGAGTGCGATTTGCAGTAGAAAACCAGTGCAAGCCACCATCTGGATCTGGAACATGTTCTGGATTGGGGGCCCATAGCTGCTTTTTCTCCAAAATAGGAGCCAGTTATGCACACTTCTTTAAATATGTGACAACCATCACGTGCAGTTTTGTAGCTCTTAAGATGGAGGTACAGAACACAGCAATTCTTTGGATTTCAAATAGCACTCTATTATTGGAGATTAGACACAGACTGATTGTAGACTGAAAAGCCACACATTCATAGTAATTTTCACAGACTATACTATGTCTGGACATAGTATAGTCTTCTGCTCTAGTCTCAGATACCAGGAGATAGCCACAATCTGCCATCGGACAAAAACACATACTGGAAATCCAATGGTTTACTCATGAAGATGTGAAATGAGAAGTGTGGTACAAGGCCCAGTGTGTTGGACATCTGAGTAAGGATGACCTAATGTTGGTCTCAGGTCTAACTGTAATAACCCCATGTGCAGCAGAGTTTGGAACTAAGTTTCTGAATATGGTCCTATGGCTTGAAATGTTAAGGAAGATCTGGTGGGGAGCCAGAAATAAGGAAACAACGGAAATGAACAGGAATCTAAGGAAGGGTCTGGATTAGGCAGTTATCAAATTCTGCTATTTTGGGGTAGGGAGTGCACAGGGATACATATCTCAGGTTACACTTTATTTCACCAACATTGTAAGATAGGTTAGACTGAGCCATCAgctcaaggtcatccagtgaggttTATGATAGAATGTCAGATGTTAGCTGCTCCATAAAACCGATGAAATATTAAGTTGATTGTACATGGCAACATTTAAGAGGAAATAGGGGCAAACTACATCTAATGTGGCTGGGGGTACACACCCCAGTTCatattgttttttgtttcaaaagCATTAGTAtatttaattgcttttttaaaaaagcctttttgttttattcaaaacacacacaataatttTCAATTAAGATGGCCCTTCTAGGGCTCAGATAAGCTCAGCATTCATAGATTTGATAGATGGCTTTGCTTGCATCAGATTGTTAattatgaagaaaaaaaaagtaaatcaGCATCTAACAAAATCCCGTCTGATCAAATGATTTTCTCCTCCATGCTTGAAACTATTTTTCTTGCTGTTCCGACAAAATTGTCACAATCGTGTGTCCTATTTCAGGAGTTTTCTTCATTCAGGCATATAATCAGAGCTCCAGTAGCTAATATTCATTGAGGAAAGTTATTTTGTGGATCAGTTCCAAGTAGCTTCATGTGACACACTCATTTAGCCTCTCTCTCAGATGGTAGGCATCTTTGGTAGAACTTGAGAAATAACATGGCAGTCTTTAAATGAGTTGCTTTCCTCAGACCATCTAGTTCAAATTTACATAAGTGTTGGCCATACAAGAAAGCAAAACTTAATTAGACAAGTAATAAGGATGTTTGGCATACACTGATTGTCCCCTATACGTTTCAAGAGAAAGCTGTATGTGCAAGcttaatttaggctgcaattctatattgaTTTACCAAGGAAATTGAATTTATCAAatcacattgaattcaatggggcctcTTACTGAGTAGTCATGAATAGGATTACAATGTGAGTCTTCATTTCTTCCCTTGTGTTAAATTTAGATGCTGGTATTAAGGTAGGGCGGGAATTAAATGCAGTCCACTATTTTTTCAGACGTTTGCCTCAGAGTGGGATTAGAAACCATAAAATGAAATTGTGTGAATCCTGGAACTTTATTGCAGGCAGCTCCTGTGGCAGGAAGGAGAGAGGTAAGAAAGTAAAGAGTGCAAAGTATTAATCACATTAATCTGTCTCCTTGTGCTTTTAACATCTAAAGGATTCCACTACTAATTCTACTACAATTGCGTAATTGTTCTTTAATAACTTTAATTAATCCAGCATTGAGCTTTCTTTAAGAAGTCTGTTTTacttttgaaaaggaaaatgCCTCCAATCAGCACTTCATACCCTTAAAATATAATTCAGAATTTAGTATACTTTGTTTCAATTTACATCTTAATACTGGCGAATGTAATGAGCCTTTGCTTCTGTAATCTTTCAAACACAGAACTGTGAGAAATCAAAGATAAAAGAACTGCAATAAGCAGCCTAATCCAATAAGCCATATCAATTAGCAAAGTGATACATCTATCAAGGGTTCACGAATAAGATACCCAGCAGGAGTGATCATTGATGGCTTTGAAGTTGAGTCTCAGTTTGATGTTATTTTTCCAAGAAGAGTGTGAATATTTTGTTTAATCACTGTCATATGAATCATATTGCCAACTACACTCATGTGACCAATGGAGAATGTAAACATAATCaaagctcagagagcttcggctattgagcggtataaaaattgcaataaataaataaataaatgctatgctAACTGCATGGCATGCAATAGAAAAAAGACCTACCATAGCTTCCAGTTGTGTTGGCACAGATAACAGCACCAAAGAAGTAGGGGTCATATTTCCGAATTCTAGAAATCACATTTCGGCATGCCATAGCTGGATCCATTCCTGTACGCATATACTCCACTGCTTGATAACTTTAAAGAAAATGAATAGACTAGCACAAAAGTTCTCAAACTAGTCAAAGAAGCATCACTAGGTTAAAAAAGGAGAgtaatttttaaagctttttcacTGAtgataaagattttaaaaagaggcCTCGGGAATCAGTCTGAAAGTCAAGTTTATTGGTTAACCCCCCTACTTTAccccggggtggggaggggctcaCAAATAGCTCCAATATCAAAAATACCACAACCCAATCAACTCAAAAGTTTGCAAAACATACAAACCTGGGCAAGAAGCGCATCATAACATCCCCATCTCCAGTGGCAGCTGCAGCTCCGGCTGTACTATCAGCATATGCTCCAGCTCCAGCTATTGGAGAGTCACCAACACGCCTAAATAGGAAGGTAATGTTAATCAATTAAAAAGAGCTGGTCAATGAGGGCAGCGCCTGATATTTCCCTTATACCTAAAAATCACTTAgtaacaaagaagaaaaaattagGCTTATTTCTCACTGAGATAGTAAATCTACAGCCAGGTTCGGACGATCACAGTGGGGGAAAGAACCATTGTGGTTTCTATCTTTACAAGTGTTGTACGCGTGACATCCATTTCATATAATCTGCCGTGATGCATTGGGGGTGGCGGTGTGTTGTGTGAGCCAGGTGCAGGGCACAATGGCGGTCACTTCATAACCACCCTTATAACTCACGATGTGCAGTAGAAGTTGCAGAGTGGGTACGAAGTGACTGCCGTTGCACCCCAGGCCGGGTTTCCACAGCACGCCAACCCCTATTACATATGCAAATGGCAGTCATGGGGGTGAGAAAAGGCATCATGATGGTTCTCTTGCTGCGATTGTCCAAACCAGGTCTATGTCTAGATTACACCTCTTCAAACTAAATGTGGGGACCAGCATGACTGAATGCCCctacaaaacaaaagcaagaacTTTGAGCCCTTCTCCCAAACACTGAGTTTTCTATGTGGAGGAACGTGCGTCATGCAGGTCCACAACTAAACACAAGTAACTCCACGAGATAAACATGGTTACAGGGCTAAGAAAAAAGGCCCTATTGGTGCCAATggggacttctttttttaaatcacataAGCAGTGGAACGGGAGATTACCATTAAAACTGCACCACATGGTAGTGGGGTCCCAATAAAAACTGAACCTCCAACTTTAAAAGAtatagctgctagctacatctttaatgCAACACACAGTCAAGACCCAAGTCTCTGTATATAACGGCATTTTGTTTTCCCACATCATTGATACCAATTCCATTATTCTGACAGCACAATGGCTCTATCCCTAACTCAAAATTTATAAAGATCAAAGCAGTTTACACACAACTTTGTAAAGTAAGCAATACAGATGGAAGGCCTGAGAATGACGGAGAGTGGCTTGTGAAGCTAAGGCAGGACTGAAAATTGAATTGGGGACTTTTAGCTTGTGTGCGAATTAATCACTAGGCTTTACCAGCTCTACCCAAGGCACCCCTAAAATGAATTTCAGACAACTGTTACTGAGAAATAAATTGGGGCTAAGCAACTGATGaagataaaatacacacacacacacacatacttccacAACGCCTTTCTCAAAAGTTACATAAAAGTGATCCCCATTATAGGAACAGCTCTTATATACAGTGGCACATACTATTAGCATCGCAGTTAAAACAAGGATAACACATTTTATCCAGATGGAGTCAAGATTTGTATTATGACAATACCAACCCTGGGATTTTGTGATCTGCACCATTTGTAGATGTTCCTACAGCAATGCTTCCAGTCTGGCCAATCACAATCATGCctagaaattaaaacagaaaagaaacttAAAAGGGTAGGCTTCTGTCTAGTAGGACAGGCATACAGTTACTGCTGTTTTTTACTCTCACAAAACATGCTGATGGGACCGCCTTCATCTAGGTCTTCCTTCCACAAGCCTCttaaaaagagagacagaagACCTTTCACTTTTGGTATAGGTTTATTCTAGGGCCTCCGTTAAATTTAGCCAAAGAAAGTCACAGGTCCGTGAAGAGATCACTGAGATTGCTGCCTGCCCTATAATTCTGTATCAATTAAGTTAGTAATATGGGTTCAGAATCAGACTGTCCACTCATGGAACTCTCCCACtggaagaagaggaaaacaatTTGAGCCCGTTTCCCCTGCAGTCCGATTAAAGAACTGCTCTGGAGGGTCAGAGGACTCTCTGAAACAGGATGGTAGGTGGCGCTGGGGGCTACAGAGGGAAGTAGGAATCTGTGAAAATCACTTCCCTTCCTCCAGCGGGATGCTCAGCTAGATGTTGGACCCTTTTGTGAACAGAAGTAGTGCTTCCATTTGCTGAAGAGACAACCTGGATCCAACTTTTGGGCTTTTGTCATCTGGCTTCAAATTGGAAGCATTATAATCCATTTCAAGTCCTTGCAAAAATACAGGTTTAAAGACACTTAAACCTTATCTAGCTCATTCATGCAAATAGGAACAGGTGGCACAGAGTTCCATGAATGTAACATCAAATGCAAACTGTTAGGCAGTTGTTGAATGTTTGCATTCAAATATTTGCCAAGTGAGCTGTTTGCCCACAGCAGACAAAATGCCTCATTCATGCTGCATTGTCTTACTCTAGTTCTGCTAATTTTTCTGTACAGCTGTGTATCTTATGAAAACTGCTCCTGCAGAATAAATCACTGGATCAGGCAAACTGCCGAGTTGGAAGTATTCATGAGGACATACCTTTAGATTATCAAGAACTTTAGTATTTGaccttttaaaaatgctaattGCTCAATGATGACAAATTTAATCATCATACTCCAAGGGTCTCCTTAAGGGTCTGGCAATGTGATCTGGGTTCTGAAGTCACTTAAGGTGCTTGTGTAAACTCCATATTTAATTGCTGTGCAGATGGTAGAGACTGAATCCAAACACACAGACAAGTTCTTTGCCCCTCCTTCTTTAGTTAGTTCTGTAAACTGTGGTTGAAACTCAGTTATTTGGGAAGATCTGATGGGTATATGGAGTTATGGAATAGCTAGTAGATGAATTAATTcaatggaaaacacaaactgatttttaaatgatttctttcttttcttcctcttaaTATACTTTTAGAAAACTAGCAAGCAAAAAGTAAATTGTTCCTGCTTGACAGCTAAATGGTGCTACATAATTTAGGATTTTTTATTACAAAATCTCAAAACATATAATACACAAACTATAAAAACACTAATAGGCCAGGTTCTCTAAAATGTATAACAAACTAAGCCAAAGCTGTTTCGACATAAAAGTCTTCATCTATGGCCTAATAATAGCAAACCAAATCCACAGGCTTTGGTTCTTATATCCAAAACTTTAAATGAAAGAGAACTATACAGTTCTTTTCAGTCTGAATGGCCATCCTAAATGAACAATTATTCTTCAGTATGGTCACCAAAAAAAAGCTCTCCAAAAACAACTGCATTTTCCATAAGGTCTCTTTTCTCTCTCGTTCACATCTGGAGGCCAAAAGTTCAAGGGAACAGAATGCCACAATCCTGATTCCGGAAGTAAAGAGAGAGGTGCATGCCAAGTGCCTTCAATAAGTACCAAGTAGATTTGGGTATATGCTGCTGAATTTCTGATATTTTCTATGCATTGGACAGAGGAAGTTCAAAATGGACTGTGCCCTTTATCTTATTTAAAAGTATTGACACTCAATCATGTACAACAAATAGAAGTACTACAATCTAAATAGCTCTAAGAAAGTATACCAATAGTATCATGATTGTGAATGTGTATTCTTCTCTTTGAGATGTTCCATTCTTCTTTACTGAACTCTGCAGCCTGTTTGTACGGCCCACATAATTTTGAAGCATCTGGTGTAACATTCTGTAATCAAAGTTTCATTCACATTAAaatctttaagaaaaacaaaagctaTTTCAAACAAACCTGTATGCCTTCTCCCCTCCAACAGAGTTACAAAGCAGAACTAAATTATTATACTAAAAGAATAATATAAGTTTCTTGTATATGCCAAAGACAAAGAAGTTTCATCAAAATCAAATTACTACAGTTCATACACTTTAGACAAAAAACATACAAATGCATATATCTCAGTTTAGATTAACACTTCAGTTACAAACCCGTCCTCAGATCTGTCATTATGTGATTTGCAAATGTGTCCTAAGACTAATAACCAGAagagaaataaaatatatcaaCGTTTGATGTGCAAAACACCCCCAGCATGATGATATTTCTCACCACCTACAGGTGTAATTTAAGATCAGTTCTTCCTAAGCCTTAAGAGCACGCCTACAGGTTGTGGTGAGACAACTTTATATGCCACCACACCACTAGTTTCTGTGGAACTGAAGATTCAGAACTCAACTCGTTTCCATTTCACATGCTCTAGGAACACCCCATCCAAGAGATAAcaccccatttttttcccttttcactGGTGGATCAACAAAAgtaaattgtgtttattttaacCCCAAACTTCCTCTTGGAAGACTTAAAGGTTCTCATTTCCCAGCTTTCTTTCTGTGATTTTGGATTCTTTTTCTGGCTTCCTCTACAGGGCGCTGCATAACCAGTATTTTTTTACAGGGATAACTTGTAGAACGGAGCCAAGGAAGTTGCATTTGCATATACAAATAAGGAGGAAAATAATTTTGCACAGATTGCAATTTGCTTCAGGGTCTGGGAATGGAAGAACAGTGGTAGAGCTCTTCATAGTGTTATTTAGCACTAAATGTCCAACTGGAGATCTAAAAACCATGTGCCCAATAGCCCAAAGTCACTTCAGAAATATAGGATTTCAGAACATGCCTCTTATGTTAAGCTAGTTAAAGAATATAAATTACCTACGCTGTATTGATTCCTCACAGACTTGATTGTTACCTATTTACCAGGATCATCTAAACTCATACTTAAATcaaactgcacaccaaatctgcataCAATAAAAATAGAGCAAAAAAATCTTCTTCCCTAATCCACCAAAAGGTTTgatattttgtattattattgatattttgTAAGAACTTATTTATGTGAAATGCTATATGAATCCTAAGGTGGCCAATCTGATGTAAAGTTAGCTCCAAAGTGAGGAAGGGGAAGGTGAGAGAGAGAGTACCGACAGGTGGGAGTGCCAAACAGAAGAGAAACTGTTGAGGAGATTGAATCTAGCTTCCACAAAGAATCTAGTGGAGAGAAAAAGCCCAGGGAAAGTCCCTACAGAAGGAACACCCCTTAACTGCAACTATCAGGAGGAAAAAGCTATTGATACAATCCACTTTCAGTGCTGAACACAACACAGATCATTTAAAAGAGCAAGAATCAGTTGAAGTATACCCAACTACTTTGGATGACTCTTAGGCATCGCCTGGCTCCAGTAACTTTAAAGGAAACAAATTTATCCTATTTGTTGTTTTATCCCTCAGGGAAGAAATGTTTCAAGACAAATAATGCAGCCAAtaagtttatttaaaaacaaaacaaaagttgcTTTCTACCTTCCAGAAGTTTGGCTGGCAGTTTTGATTAAGCCACTTTAAATATATTGAAAGAGAGTTCTGTGTAGTCAAGTCTTCACTTGGATATCCCATGCTTTCTGCAAACAGTGAGGCTTtatgcaagaagaaaaaaagtccttctgCCATTTAGTACACATGCACAATCATAGCATCTGTTAGCACATACATACCATTGATATTAGGggaggggaacctcaggcccaggggccaaaactTGGCATCCTAGGGGGTGAGTGGTAAAATCCAGCCTTCCAGAGTTCTCAgagggccatgcccccttccccaggcTCTACCCCCATTCTCCCAACCATTGTTCGCTTGGGTAGTTTCCCGACTTTGTGCAATTAcccctctctgccacccccatTCTTAAAGGCTGAAACACCTCTCCTAGGGTGTGGTTACTGGTAGTAGgcactttaagctacaatatgctttGCACATTTTACAattctgcccctcccccttttgcctttgccccccccccacctatgaAATGCAGCCCCCCCActgagcttctccgaaatggaatttggccctcaggctgaaaggggttccccacccaccccttgatcTACAGGAACCCAAAATGGGACTTTTAAACCATTCTCGTGCTGTACTATGACAAGCAGTTCCAAAATCTTGGCTTCCCCTGCTGAGACTATCActgaaggctacaatcctatgcacacttaactgAGAATAAATGTCACTGAACTCAACAAGACTTGCTTCTGAAGAACAGATTGTGTGATGCGCAGGGCAAAAACAAGCCATCAAACTCATCTAGAGCTCAGTTGCCCCAATCCATTTAGAATGTTGCGACTTGTATTCCAGTGAAAGCAATTAACTTGTCACTATTACCCATTGGCATCAAGGGAACTGAGTCACAACTGGGGCTGACCTCTCTCACCACTGCGTAGTATAGCTAATATTTCAAAACAGCAGAATGGAAAAAAATTACCTGACTCTCCAACTAATAAGGTATGCCTTGTATGTTCCATCACTTTTCGTGCCACACCAATAGCATTTTTAATGCGTCTGAGATCCGCTACTGCCCCAACTTGCATAGTGTTACTggaccaaaaacaaaacagacagatAAAGTGGTGCTAAGGGCATACTTTAAACATTATACGGAAAAATAGAGAATACAAAAAATAATGCATGCCTTATCTGAAGGACAAATACAAGATTAATATAGAAGCATAGGTTGCAATTCAAAAGTCACCTACAGTCCCATTAGGCTGCTCCAGAATAAGTCAGTTGCACCTCCAGGCTACGATCCAGACAGGCATATTCTGTGAACCTATGCTCCGAATTTAAAGACTTTTGGAGCGGGGGAGAGATAGTGGAGCAAACTAAACCTGATTCGCTAAACCAGAACGCATGTGCACTACTGCTGGAGCATATAGTTTCTCACTAGATTAGGACTTTATCATActcagccaatggccatgctggctggggatgatggcacgtgtagtccaactcatttggagggcatcaagaTGGTGAAGGTTGTGTAGACTAAAATGGCAACATCCTTGCAACATTCAAACCGTGGCAAAAATCAAAGGGATGTCCTGCCAGTAACACTTTACTTTAACTCACTACTATAACTATATCAAAGAAGGGAAAAACATGTTCAGCTTGCTCCCCATTCATACTCCCAAAAATATTTACCAGTCAGGGTGTAGTATCCGTTTCAAAGCATTCTCAACCAGGCACACACTCCTCTATCTCTTTAGAATACTCACAATTACATCATATAGCATCCAGGTATACTACTCCCACTCTCAAAATATTTACGTAGCATTTAGAACAGAAATTTTTGGGAAAATACATGTTCATTATACTAAAATGTATAAGAAACACAACATCTATATTTTCATATGGATTTCCTGTGTCCTTAGGTTTCAGCCCCCATGCTTTTCAGCCAAGAGGGCAGCAGACACAGGACCATCTGCTTCAATTAAATGAATGGGAAGGATCCTGCACATCAAGGAGTCATGTATGGGCACATAATAAAATTCCCATGCCTAGAAGGAATTGCTGGATTGAGGAGAGCATCTTCTCCTCGGAGGATTTCTTACCCATCCATAATCATGGCATCCAATGTTGTTTCTCCATGTTCATCAGGATTTCCTCCATACCCCACACTTCCATCACATTGCTCAATCTCACATTGGCCACAACCTCTCTCTACTGCATCTAGTTCAGAGCCTCCTGCCTGTAGGGTACTCCAAGCTGCAATCAAGAACAAAAACACTCACCACATAGAAGTAACTGACATTTTGGTGGGCTGTGTACAATCCTATTCCTACAAAATTTACATGTAAATTCCATGTGCATCACTAGACTATAAAACCCAATGCAAACATACAGGTATTAACAGCAATATATCATCATAAACAATTAGAAGGaaaacagtacaatcctataaatgtctagccagaagtaagtcccactgagctaaaGGGTCTTACCCATAAGGAAGTGAGCACAGGATTGGAGCCAGGAAATATAATCTCAGTTTCAAAGCATTAAAAGCCTGAGTGACTAAAAATTAACAATTTACTAGAGAAAAATTCATTCTATAACGGTCTGCTTTTGTATATTCTCTCTCTAGAATCTGGCATCAGCCAGTTCTGGTAGGCAAACTTTAGAATTAAAATGGGTCATTTGTCTGACTTCAGTGTTTGTTCTTAGTTTTCTTTTCATGTTTGAGTCTCCAAAGAGCTAATTATGTTTAGTAGTAAAAGAAAGCAACATGTGGAGATGCCAAGTAACTTGTTTTTAACCATCCTTGTTCTTTTAAGAGCAGCCTGACATAGTAATGGAGCACAGGACATTTTTTCTGGCATGAAGATAAATGATGGGAGAAGTTTCGCTAATGTGAAACTGCTGTTCAAGGCCTGGGAGCAGGGCCTGGAAAAATGTGGGGATgaaatagggtaaccatatgaaaaggaggacagggctcctgcatagaacagttgcatagaaaagggaatttcagcaggtgtcatttgtatgcatgtcgcacctggtgaaattccctcttcatcacaacagttaaagctgcaggagctatactagaatgcccagatttaaaagagggcagggcacctgcagctttaactgc contains:
- the LOC134399098 gene encoding N(4)-(beta-N-acetylglucosaminyl)-L-asparaginase-like, which encodes MGRRRLLLLLLLLSEPCWWFLLLEALATEGLGAAGSGGAVQLPLVINTWAFRKATETAWSTLQAGGSELDAVERGCGQCEIEQCDGSVGYGGNPDEHGETTLDAMIMDGNTMQVGAVADLRRIKNAIGVARKVMEHTRHTLLVGESASLFAESMGYPSEDLTTQNSLSIYLKWLNQNCQPNFWKNVTPDASKLCGPYKQAAEFSKEEWNISKRRIHIHNHDTIGMIVIGQTGSIAVGTSTNGADHKIPGRVGDSPIAGAGAYADSTAGAAAATGDGDVMMRFLPSYQAVEYMRTGMDPAMACRNVISRIRKYDPYFFGAVICANTTGSYGAACNKVPGFTQFHFMVSNPTLRQTSEKIVDCI